Proteins co-encoded in one Bacteroidota bacterium genomic window:
- a CDS encoding T9SS type A sorting domain-containing protein has product MGLSIYSQPGVGPAPYGNVGYNNVPCNQPNASNNAANSINDFIHSFNTTGAVVNITNNNTGCNSQVIATTSGNYYFVGCPTYLRVNAGQVITCNFQSGIIFDQGFAVWIDWNKNNVFDIWSEQVCAPAGVPIAATWASANFVVPAVAAGTYRMRVRCAYATNGPSILPYCVYSHGETEDYNLVVGAGVICPLPVQLVFYDAIIKDDNIEINWSTASEVNSDYFTLERSYDNQEFDLIHKTTAAGNSYEVNEYSFMDTDVKSNTVVYYRLKQFDKGKSEPEFTKTISVYSTNHQTGFEIYPNPVASNLKLLFPDKFIGQKVKVTVFDNMGTQILSSEMSLLSETPNYEINTSALKSGVYYVNVSDESGENFNKLFLKE; this is encoded by the coding sequence TTGGGCTTAAGCATTTATTCTCAACCCGGTGTTGGCCCCGCTCCATACGGTAATGTGGGCTACAATAATGTTCCGTGCAATCAACCGAATGCTTCCAATAATGCGGCCAATTCCATCAATGATTTTATTCATAGCTTCAATACAACCGGTGCTGTAGTTAACATTACCAATAATAATACAGGATGTAATTCACAAGTGATTGCTACTACTTCCGGAAATTACTATTTTGTTGGTTGCCCAACCTATTTACGCGTAAATGCCGGACAAGTAATCACCTGTAATTTCCAATCAGGTATCATATTTGATCAAGGATTTGCAGTTTGGATAGACTGGAATAAAAACAATGTGTTTGATATTTGGTCTGAGCAAGTTTGTGCACCTGCCGGTGTACCAATAGCTGCCACTTGGGCTTCAGCTAACTTCGTTGTTCCGGCGGTAGCAGCAGGTACTTACAGAATGAGAGTTAGATGTGCTTATGCAACAAATGGCCCTTCAATTTTACCTTACTGTGTATATAGTCACGGCGAAACGGAAGATTATAATTTAGTAGTTGGTGCAGGGGTTATTTGCCCTCTTCCAGTTCAGCTGGTATTTTATGATGCCATAATTAAAGATGATAATATAGAGATTAACTGGAGTACTGCTTCTGAGGTAAACAGTGATTATTTTACATTGGAACGAAGTTATGACAATCAAGAGTTTGATTTAATACATAAAACAACTGCCGCCGGTAATAGTTATGAAGTCAATGAATACAGTTTTATGGATACAGACGTAAAATCAAATACTGTTGTTTATTACCGTTTAAAGCAATTTGATAAGGGAAAAAGTGAACCGGAATTCACGAAAACTATTTCTGTTTATTCTACAAATCATCAAACAGGCTTCGAGATTTACCCTAACCCAGTTGCCTCCAATTTGAAATTACTTTTTCCGGATAAATTCATTGGGCAAAAAGTAAAAGTAACTGTATTTGATAATATGGGCACTCAAATTTTGAGTTCAGAAATGTCCTTATTAAGTGAGACTCCTAATTATGAAATTAATACGAGTGCGTTAAAATCAGGAGTTTATTACGTGAATGTATCTGACGAATCAGGTGAAAATTTCAATAAATTATTCTTAAAGGAATAA
- a CDS encoding MGMT family protein, with protein MDKDFFNMVYQVVRLIPKGRVTSYGAIAKYLGSAGSSRVVGYAMNAAHGQKPKVPAHRVVNRNGELTGKHHFETPYQMQELLEKEGVEVKDDKIINFDKHFWDPMKQLEI; from the coding sequence ATGGACAAAGATTTTTTTAATATGGTTTATCAGGTAGTGCGGTTAATTCCGAAAGGACGTGTTACCAGTTACGGTGCCATTGCCAAATATTTAGGTTCTGCCGGTTCTTCTCGGGTAGTGGGGTATGCGATGAATGCAGCGCACGGACAAAAACCTAAGGTTCCTGCGCATCGTGTTGTAAATCGTAATGGCGAATTAACAGGAAAGCATCATTTTGAAACACCATATCAAATGCAGGAACTATTGGAAAAAGAAGGAGTAGAGGTGAAAGATGATAAAATCATCAACTTCGATAAACATTTTTGGGATCCAATGAAACAACTCGAGATTTAG
- a CDS encoding acyl transferase, which produces MPAQKFNRVFDIQTEEEFNNLCLEVFKFQYQNCEVYRRFSDSLGIQIETIKHFSQIPFLPVEFFKTHEILSVPKSNETIVFTSSTTTSQSPSKHYVNDITVYEKSFLKGFELFYGKPKDYCILALLPGYLERSGSSLVYMFDRLIKLSADINSGFFLHNYDELIEVIKSLKINGKKTILIGVTYALLDLSERGIKLSDNFIVMETGGMKGKRQEMIKEELHAFLKQKLGINTIHSEYGMTELLSQAYSKGDGIFECPPWMRILIRDAEDPLSLVGENKTGGINVIDLANWQSCSFIATKDLGRLSGNKFEVMGRFDNSDVRGCNLMID; this is translated from the coding sequence ATGCCAGCACAGAAATTTAATAGAGTGTTTGATATTCAAACGGAAGAAGAATTTAACAATCTTTGTCTGGAGGTTTTTAAATTTCAATATCAGAATTGTGAGGTTTATCGTCGGTTTTCTGATAGTTTGGGAATTCAAATAGAAACGATTAAGCACTTTTCTCAAATCCCGTTTTTACCGGTTGAATTTTTCAAGACGCATGAGATTTTATCGGTGCCAAAATCAAATGAGACCATCGTTTTCACAAGTAGTACAACCACTTCCCAATCCCCATCAAAGCATTATGTGAATGATATCACCGTGTATGAGAAGAGCTTTTTAAAAGGTTTTGAATTGTTTTATGGTAAGCCAAAGGATTATTGTATTCTGGCTTTATTACCGGGTTATTTGGAGAGGAGCGGTTCGTCTTTGGTTTATATGTTTGATCGCTTAATTAAATTAAGTGCGGATATCAATAGCGGATTTTTTCTTCATAATTATGATGAATTGATTGAAGTAATTAAGTCGTTAAAGATTAACGGTAAAAAAACAATATTGATTGGTGTTACTTATGCATTGTTGGATTTGTCGGAGCGTGGCATTAAATTGAGTGATAACTTTATTGTGATGGAGACCGGTGGAATGAAAGGGAAGCGACAAGAAATGATAAAGGAGGAGTTGCATGCTTTCTTAAAACAAAAATTAGGAATAAACACCATTCACAGTGAATACGGTATGACTGAACTCTTATCACAGGCTTACTCAAAAGGAGACGGTATCTTTGAATGTCCGCCCTGGATGAGAATTTTAATTCGTGATGCAGAGGATCCGTTAAGTCTGGTTGGAGAAAATAAAACAGGAGGAATTAATGTCATAGATTTAGCTAACTGGCAATCCTGTTCGTTTATAGCCACGAAAGATTTAGGCCGCCTGTCAGGCAATAAATTTGAAGTAATGGGTCGGTTTGATAACAGTGATGTTCGTGGTTGTAATTTAATGATTGACTAA
- a CDS encoding hydroxyacid dehydrogenase produces the protein MKVLLIDSNHSVLHETLQAAGFHCDLFWEKPIDELKKIIPEYDALVIRSKFKIDKAIIDSAAKLKCIGRAGAGMENIDVAYAESKGIKCVHAPEGNADAVAEHALGMLLMLFNNLKRADEEVRKGLWLRHENRGVELCGKTVGVIGYGNMGSAFVKRLLGFGCKVLVYDKFKKGFGTDNISETDMQHLYNECDIVSLHIPYNNDNHYVVDENFINAFKKEIYIINTARGKCLKTEALTNALKSGKVKGACLDVLEYEAVSFENIDVSSLPEPMQYLIKSDKVVLSPHIAGWTHESNYKISKFLAEKMIKVLKAH, from the coding sequence ATGAAGGTACTATTAATTGATTCTAACCATTCTGTATTACATGAAACTTTGCAAGCGGCAGGTTTTCATTGCGATTTATTTTGGGAAAAACCGATTGATGAATTGAAAAAAATTATTCCTGAGTACGATGCGTTGGTGATTCGAAGCAAGTTTAAAATCGATAAGGCGATTATTGATTCAGCCGCAAAATTAAAATGTATTGGTAGAGCAGGAGCCGGCATGGAAAATATCGATGTAGCTTATGCCGAGAGTAAAGGAATAAAATGTGTGCATGCTCCTGAAGGAAATGCTGATGCTGTGGCTGAACACGCTTTAGGTATGCTTTTAATGTTATTCAATAACTTAAAGAGAGCCGACGAAGAGGTGCGAAAGGGATTATGGTTGCGTCATGAGAACCGCGGCGTTGAGTTGTGCGGTAAAACAGTGGGCGTAATAGGATACGGAAACATGGGCTCCGCGTTTGTTAAGCGTTTACTCGGATTTGGTTGTAAGGTGTTGGTATATGATAAATTTAAAAAAGGTTTTGGGACTGATAACATCTCAGAGACCGATATGCAGCACTTGTATAATGAATGTGATATAGTGAGTTTACATATTCCATATAACAACGATAATCATTATGTGGTTGATGAAAATTTCATCAACGCTTTCAAGAAGGAAATTTATATTATCAATACAGCCAGAGGTAAATGTTTAAAAACTGAAGCGCTTACCAACGCTTTAAAATCAGGAAAAGTAAAGGGGGCTTGTTTGGATGTCTTGGAATACGAAGCTGTCTCCTTTGAGAATATCGATGTGTCTTCTTTACCGGAGCCAATGCAATATTTAATTAAGAGCGACAAAGTGGTATTGAGTCCGCACATTGCCGGTTGGACCCACGAATCAAATTATAAAATCAGTAAATTTTTAGCTGAGAAAATGATTAAAGTGCTTAAGGCACATTAA
- the dnaB gene encoding replicative DNA helicase — protein MNQDNQNKTRKRIVTTTTGVPVSEIGKLQPQAVELEEAVLGAMLLEKEALSTVIDILSPESFYKEQNGKVFAAIVNLFNRSEPVDILTVTQELKRTGELEFVGGSYYVSSLTNRIASSANIEFHARIVAQKYLQRELIRIGTETIKTAYEDSTDVFELLDNTTKNIFEILDSNVRKQHDKMSTLIAKAIDEIEAAANQTDGLLGVPSGFTALDRITGGWQRSDLLILAARPGMGKTAFVVTMAKNAAVEFNKPVAIFSLEMSSIQLVKRLISSETELAQDKILKGNLENHEFVQLNERIKKLATAPLFIDDTPALSIFELRAKARRLKENQKIELIIIDYLQLMSGGPDGKGNREQEISTISRGLKSLAKELEIPIIALSQLSRQVENRPGGSKRPQLSDLRESGAIEQDADMVMFIYRPEYYGLEVDENNEPTRGRAEVIIAKNRHGALETVKLRFIGQYAKFADLDYNEGQDTFYQGASNKPLEQNNDFLSNSPTKTVQSKNWDNIEEGNSDIIKRNDIEDINDAF, from the coding sequence ATGAATCAAGATAATCAAAATAAAACCCGCAAACGTATTGTTACTACCACCACAGGTGTACCCGTATCTGAAATAGGAAAACTGCAACCACAGGCTGTTGAATTGGAAGAAGCTGTATTAGGTGCGATGCTATTGGAAAAAGAAGCATTGAGTACTGTGATTGATATTCTTTCACCCGAAAGTTTTTACAAAGAACAAAACGGAAAAGTATTTGCTGCCATCGTTAATTTATTTAACCGCTCCGAACCGGTAGATATCTTAACTGTTACACAAGAATTAAAACGCACCGGCGAACTGGAATTTGTTGGTGGTTCTTATTATGTTTCTTCACTTACCAATCGAATTGCTTCCTCGGCGAACATCGAATTTCACGCGCGTATTGTTGCACAAAAATATTTACAACGCGAGTTAATCCGCATTGGTACCGAAACCATTAAAACTGCTTACGAAGACAGTACCGACGTATTTGAATTATTAGATAACACAACTAAAAATATTTTTGAAATTCTCGACTCAAACGTGCGTAAACAGCACGATAAAATGAGTACGTTAATTGCAAAAGCTATTGATGAAATTGAAGCGGCCGCCAACCAAACCGATGGTTTATTAGGTGTACCTTCCGGCTTTACCGCTCTCGATCGTATTACCGGCGGGTGGCAACGTTCCGACTTATTAATTCTCGCAGCTCGTCCCGGTATGGGTAAAACCGCCTTTGTTGTTACCATGGCGAAAAATGCGGCTGTAGAGTTTAATAAACCTGTTGCCATATTCTCTCTCGAGATGTCATCCATTCAGTTAGTAAAGCGTTTAATTTCGAGTGAAACTGAATTAGCACAGGATAAAATCCTGAAAGGGAATTTGGAGAATCACGAGTTTGTTCAGTTAAATGAACGCATTAAAAAATTAGCGACAGCTCCACTTTTTATTGATGACACCCCTGCTCTTTCTATTTTTGAATTGCGCGCGAAGGCTCGTCGTTTAAAAGAAAATCAGAAAATTGAATTAATCATCATTGACTACCTTCAGTTAATGAGTGGCGGTCCGGATGGAAAAGGAAACCGCGAACAAGAAATCAGTACGATCTCCCGCGGGTTAAAAAGTTTGGCTAAGGAGTTAGAAATTCCAATCATCGCTCTTTCTCAGTTGAGTCGTCAGGTAGAAAATCGTCCCGGCGGAAGTAAACGTCCTCAACTAAGTGACCTTCGTGAATCCGGAGCTATTGAGCAAGATGCGGATATGGTAATGTTTATTTATCGTCCGGAATACTACGGACTAGAAGTGGATGAAAACAATGAACCTACCCGCGGCCGTGCCGAAGTTATCATTGCTAAAAACCGTCACGGCGCGCTTGAAACTGTTAAACTTCGTTTCATCGGACAATACGCTAAGTTTGCTGATTTGGATTATAACGAAGGTCAGGACACATTTTATCAGGGAGCAAGTAACAAACCGTTAGAACAAAACAATGATTTTTTAAGTAATAGTCCTACCAAAACCGTTCAATCCAAAAACTGGGATAATATTGAAGAAGGAAACAGCGATATTATTAAACGTAACGACATTGAAGACATTAACGACGCATTTTAA
- the rocD gene encoding ornithine--oxo-acid transaminase, with protein MQTTTKGQYLIDLEDKHGAHNYHPLPVVLERGEGVFVWDTEGKKYYDFLAAYSAVNQGHCHPKIINTLTEQAKKLTLTSRAFYNNVLGEYEKFITEFFGYDKVLPMNTGAEGVETAIKLARKWGYEKKKVSENAAKIIVCEGNFHGRTISIISASTDPDSYGNFGPYTPGIVKIPYNNTSALAEALKDNNVVGFLVEPIQGEAGVNVPDEGYLKTSYEMCKAANVLFIADEVQTGIARTGKMLACDHENVRPDVLILGKALSGGVYPVSAVLADNDVMLCIKPGQHGSTYGGNPLGCKVAIAAMQVVKDEKLAENSQELGEILRKELRAIKSDLITLVRGKGLFNAIIIKEKNGKTAWDVCLKLAENGLLAKPTHGDIIRFAPPLVITKEQILDCARIIRETIENFK; from the coding sequence ATGCAAACCACAACAAAAGGCCAATATTTAATTGATTTAGAAGATAAACACGGAGCACACAACTACCATCCTTTACCGGTAGTTTTGGAGCGTGGCGAAGGTGTTTTTGTTTGGGATACAGAAGGGAAAAAATATTACGATTTTCTGGCAGCATACAGTGCCGTAAATCAGGGGCATTGTCACCCAAAAATAATTAACACGTTAACCGAGCAGGCTAAAAAATTAACTTTAACCTCTCGCGCTTTTTACAATAATGTTTTAGGAGAATACGAAAAATTCATCACCGAATTTTTTGGTTACGACAAAGTATTACCAATGAATACAGGTGCTGAAGGTGTGGAAACGGCGATTAAACTCGCGCGTAAGTGGGGTTACGAAAAGAAAAAAGTAAGTGAGAATGCTGCAAAAATTATTGTGTGCGAAGGTAACTTTCACGGACGCACCATTAGTATCATTTCAGCCAGCACCGACCCGGATTCCTATGGAAATTTTGGTCCGTATACACCTGGGATAGTAAAAATACCTTACAACAACACATCCGCACTAGCAGAAGCACTAAAAGACAATAACGTTGTTGGTTTTTTAGTAGAACCAATACAAGGTGAAGCCGGTGTTAATGTTCCGGATGAAGGTTATTTAAAAACCAGCTATGAAATGTGTAAAGCCGCTAATGTTTTATTCATAGCCGATGAAGTACAAACCGGCATTGCCCGTACCGGTAAAATGTTAGCCTGCGATCATGAAAATGTAAGGCCCGACGTTTTAATATTGGGAAAAGCTTTAAGCGGCGGTGTTTATCCTGTTTCAGCAGTATTGGCTGATAATGACGTAATGTTGTGTATTAAACCCGGACAACACGGTTCTACCTACGGCGGAAACCCACTGGGATGCAAAGTGGCCATTGCTGCCATGCAAGTAGTAAAAGATGAAAAGTTGGCTGAGAACTCACAAGAGTTAGGAGAGATTTTAAGAAAAGAACTACGGGCCATTAAATCCGATTTAATTACCTTAGTTCGTGGTAAAGGACTCTTTAACGCTATTATTATTAAGGAAAAAAATGGTAAAACCGCTTGGGATGTTTGTTTGAAACTGGCAGAAAATGGCCTATTAGCCAAGCCAACTCATGGCGACATTATTCGCTTTGCACCGCCTCTTGTTATTACCAAAGAGCAAATTTTGGATTGCGCACGTATTATCCGCGAAACCATAGAGAACTTTAAATAA
- the can gene encoding carbonate dehydratase → MPELYKQIFENNKKWVEETKKNNPKFFDELANGQKPPILWIGCSDSRVPANEITGTKPGEIFVHRNIANMVVHSDMNMLSVLDYAVNVLNVTHVIVCGHYGCGGVITAMGNKQVGIIDNWLRHIKDVYRLHFNELEAIKDPKARADRFVELNVIEQVLDLSKTSIVQNAWRSGQKLFLHGLVYDIANGYLKDLDVTMDDPDKLPSYYLLDQVAVVK, encoded by the coding sequence ATGCCTGAATTGTATAAGCAAATATTTGAAAACAATAAAAAGTGGGTTGAAGAAACCAAAAAGAACAATCCTAAATTTTTTGACGAACTAGCTAACGGACAAAAACCTCCCATTTTATGGATTGGCTGTTCGGATAGTCGTGTTCCTGCCAATGAAATTACCGGCACCAAACCCGGAGAGATTTTTGTACACCGTAACATTGCTAACATGGTAGTGCATTCAGATATGAATATGCTGAGTGTTTTAGACTACGCCGTAAATGTTTTAAATGTAACACACGTTATTGTGTGCGGACATTACGGCTGTGGCGGTGTGATAACGGCCATGGGCAATAAACAAGTTGGAATTATTGACAACTGGTTACGTCACATCAAGGATGTTTACCGCTTACATTTTAACGAGCTTGAGGCAATTAAAGACCCAAAAGCAAGAGCCGACCGCTTTGTTGAATTAAACGTAATCGAACAAGTATTAGATTTATCTAAAACTTCCATTGTACAAAATGCCTGGAGAAGCGGACAGAAACTATTTTTACACGGATTAGTGTATGATATCGCGAATGGCTATTTGAAGGATTTAGATGTAACCATGGATGATCCTGATAAATTACCAAGCTATTACTTACTCGATCAAGTTGCCGTAGTTAAATAA
- a CDS encoding SulP family inorganic anion transporter produces MTNNKSSFLENFKNDGPAGLVVYLVALPLCLGVALASTGRPDLLFSGIIAGFIGGIVVGLFSGSPLGVSGPAAGLVVIVLTALKTLGSFEALLLAVVMAGILQLIAGFLKAGVIGYYFPSSVIKGMLAAIGITLILKEIPHAVGYDKDFMGDEGLIQADGHNTFTEIYYALKYNSVGAIIICAISIGLLLLFDMPFMKKVKLFKFLPGALFVVLSGILINYLFMQFAPHLVLSGEHVVQLPVANSAEEFISFFKFPDFSALSNPQVYVVAVTIAIVASLETLLCVEATDKLDPYKRTTPTNTELKAQGLGNIASGLIGGLPITQVIVRSSANIGAGGKTKIATITHGAILLLSALLIPRFLNLIPLASLAAILLMVGYKLSKVSLYKSMFKLGYEQFLPFIITIIAILASDLLKGIGVGMVFAIYFILRKNYKNSYHIKKTNTGEEETVTITLSEEMTFLNKASIQETLNHLPPNCKVIIDGAKSTNIDYDVLEIIQDFKLYNSKLKNITVETINIPEVSLSGGH; encoded by the coding sequence ATGACCAATAACAAATCATCCTTTCTTGAAAATTTTAAAAATGATGGTCCTGCCGGATTAGTAGTTTATTTGGTAGCATTGCCTCTTTGCCTAGGTGTAGCATTAGCCTCCACCGGACGACCTGACTTATTATTCTCCGGTATCATTGCAGGATTTATAGGAGGGATTGTTGTTGGGTTATTTAGCGGTTCACCTTTAGGTGTATCAGGACCTGCTGCCGGTTTAGTTGTAATTGTTCTTACTGCTTTAAAAACACTTGGCAGTTTCGAGGCTTTGCTTCTTGCCGTTGTTATGGCAGGAATATTACAACTCATTGCCGGATTTTTAAAAGCAGGTGTCATTGGGTATTACTTTCCTTCATCGGTTATCAAAGGAATGTTAGCAGCCATTGGTATTACGCTTATACTAAAGGAAATTCCACATGCTGTAGGTTACGATAAAGATTTCATGGGTGATGAAGGTTTAATTCAAGCTGATGGCCATAATACATTTACTGAAATCTATTATGCGTTAAAGTATAACAGCGTTGGCGCCATCATTATTTGCGCCATTTCCATTGGTTTACTTTTACTTTTTGATATGCCTTTTATGAAAAAAGTAAAACTGTTTAAATTTTTGCCGGGTGCTTTATTTGTAGTTCTCAGTGGAATTTTAATCAATTACCTTTTCATGCAATTTGCCCCACATTTAGTTTTAAGCGGAGAACATGTGGTGCAATTACCTGTTGCAAATTCGGCCGAAGAATTCATTAGTTTCTTTAAGTTCCCTGATTTTTCCGCCTTATCGAATCCGCAAGTATATGTTGTAGCTGTAACTATTGCCATTGTGGCAAGTTTAGAAACTTTACTTTGTGTTGAAGCCACCGATAAACTCGATCCTTATAAGCGAACAACTCCTACTAATACCGAATTAAAAGCGCAAGGCCTCGGTAATATAGCTTCCGGATTAATAGGTGGTTTACCAATTACACAAGTAATTGTAAGAAGCTCAGCTAATATAGGTGCCGGCGGGAAAACCAAAATAGCCACAATTACCCATGGTGCTATTTTGTTATTATCTGCCTTACTTATTCCACGCTTTTTAAATTTGATTCCCTTAGCGAGTTTAGCCGCCATTTTATTAATGGTAGGTTATAAACTCTCTAAAGTTTCGCTTTATAAATCCATGTTCAAATTGGGATATGAGCAGTTTTTACCTTTCATCATTACGATTATTGCCATTCTGGCTTCCGATTTATTAAAAGGAATTGGTGTGGGCATGGTATTTGCTATTTACTTTATTCTACGGAAAAACTACAAAAACTCGTATCACATTAAAAAAACAAATACCGGTGAAGAAGAAACTGTAACTATTACGCTCTCTGAAGAAATGACCTTTCTCAATAAAGCAAGCATACAGGAAACACTAAATCACTTACCTCCTAATTGTAAGGTTATTATTGATGGTGCTAAGTCTACTAATATCGATTATGATGTTTTAGAGATTATTCAGGATTTTAAACTCTATAATTCTAAGCTTAAAAACATTACTGTGGAAACAATCAACATTCCTGAAGTCAGCCTTTCAGGAGGCCACTAA
- a CDS encoding 3-hydroxybutyrate dehydrogenase, with amino-acid sequence MKTALITGSTSGIGLGIAREFAKTKQYNIVFNGLEANGQEIADSIGKEFGIGVMFSNANMLKPEELRKMVDDAVAKFGRIDVLINNAGIQFVSPIEDFPEEKWNAIIGINLTSAFHLTKAVWKGMKERKFGRIINIASAHGLVASEFKSAYIASKHGIVGFTKTIALEGAPFNITANAICPGYVKTPLVEKQIADQAKAHNLSEAEVVSKVMLYKQAVKDFVSLETLGQTALLLAADHASTITGTAIPVDGGWNAQ; translated from the coding sequence ATGAAAACAGCCTTAATTACCGGAAGTACCAGTGGCATTGGCTTAGGCATTGCCCGTGAATTTGCAAAAACCAAACAGTATAATATTGTATTTAACGGATTAGAAGCAAACGGACAAGAAATTGCCGATAGTATCGGGAAAGAATTTGGTATTGGCGTTATGTTCTCTAACGCCAATATGCTTAAACCGGAAGAACTTCGAAAAATGGTTGATGATGCCGTTGCTAAATTCGGGCGTATTGATGTTTTAATTAATAACGCAGGAATTCAGTTTGTATCGCCTATTGAAGATTTCCCGGAAGAAAAATGGAACGCCATTATAGGTATTAACTTAACTTCTGCTTTCCACCTCACAAAAGCGGTTTGGAAAGGAATGAAAGAACGAAAATTCGGCCGTATCATTAATATCGCATCAGCACACGGACTTGTAGCCTCTGAATTTAAAAGTGCTTACATTGCCAGCAAACACGGTATTGTAGGTTTCACAAAAACTATTGCCTTAGAGGGTGCTCCTTTTAATATTACAGCCAATGCAATTTGTCCGGGTTATGTAAAAACTCCGCTTGTAGAAAAACAAATTGCCGACCAAGCTAAAGCCCATAATTTATCGGAAGCTGAAGTGGTAAGTAAAGTAATGCTGTACAAACAAGCCGTTAAAGATTTCGTTTCCCTAGAAACATTAGGTCAAACAGCATTGTTGTTAGCAGCCGATCACGCATCTACCATTACCGGTACAGCCATTCCTGTTGACGGAGGTTGGAACGCGCAATAA
- the pyrR gene encoding bifunctional pyr operon transcriptional regulator/uracil phosphoribosyltransferase PyrR, whose amino-acid sequence MQPKVILEKNQFEITLQRLCHQLIEVHSDFKDSVIIGLQPRGTYLAHRITEELKKILKTKKINCGDLDITFYRDDFRKKELIPNRTNIDFIIEDKNVILVDDVLFTGRTIRAGLDAMLAFGRPNDVELLVLVDRRFARHVPIQAKYVGLTIDSIETQNVKVEWKETDGKDRITLLSK is encoded by the coding sequence GTGCAACCAAAAGTTATATTAGAAAAAAATCAGTTTGAAATAACACTTCAACGTTTATGCCATCAATTAATTGAAGTGCATAGCGATTTTAAAGACTCTGTGATAATTGGATTGCAACCTCGCGGAACTTATTTAGCACATCGCATCACCGAAGAGCTCAAGAAAATTTTAAAAACTAAAAAAATTAATTGCGGTGATTTAGATATTACTTTTTACCGCGACGATTTCCGTAAAAAGGAATTAATTCCTAATCGCACCAACATCGATTTTATCATCGAAGATAAAAATGTGATTTTAGTGGATGATGTTTTATTTACCGGCCGTACAATTCGTGCCGGATTAGATGCTATGTTAGCATTTGGCAGACCAAATGATGTAGAACTATTAGTATTGGTAGACCGCCGATTTGCGCGTCACGTTCCAATACAGGCAAAATATGTAGGTTTAACCATCGACTCCATCGAAACTCAGAATGTAAAAGTAGAATGGAAAGAAACAGATGGCAAAGACAGAATCACTCTTTTAAGCAAATAA
- a CDS encoding DinB family protein has product MRPAKGTYPSFLESYIAKAKGKNLHEALIHSTEELMETLTMIPDDKGDYAYAEGKWTIKQLLIHISDAERIFAYRLLRFARNDQQQPLPFEEDDYAKTCNADKRSLSSVIEELIAVRNATASLIESLQPEDFNKEGNTAAGKTTVNAVGFSICGHCNHHISVLRERYL; this is encoded by the coding sequence ATGCGACCGGCTAAAGGTACCTATCCTTCTTTTCTTGAATCTTATATTGCAAAAGCAAAGGGTAAAAATTTGCACGAAGCTCTCATTCACAGCACAGAGGAGTTAATGGAAACATTAACTATGATTCCTGATGATAAGGGCGATTATGCTTATGCAGAAGGTAAATGGACCATTAAACAATTATTGATTCATATTTCGGATGCCGAGAGAATTTTTGCTTACAGATTATTACGATTCGCGCGGAACGATCAGCAACAACCTCTTCCCTTCGAAGAAGATGATTATGCAAAAACCTGTAATGCTGATAAAAGAAGTTTAAGTTCTGTCATTGAAGAATTAATTGCCGTTAGAAATGCGACAGCTTCATTAATTGAAAGCTTACAACCTGAAGACTTTAATAAAGAAGGAAACACAGCGGCAGGAAAAACAACCGTGAACGCAGTAGGATTCTCTATTTGCGGACATTGCAATCACCACATCTCTGTGTTAAGAGAAAGATACCTTTGA